From Peptostreptococcaceae bacterium, the proteins below share one genomic window:
- the acpP gene encoding acyl carrier protein, whose translation MVFDRIKEIVVEQLVLDNADDIKMGTSMIDDLDADSLDAVEVIMAIEDEFDIEIEDEDAEGFKSIGDIVNYVNSKISA comes from the coding sequence ATGGTATTTGATCGAATCAAGGAAATCGTCGTAGAGCAACTTGTTTTGGACAATGCGGATGACATCAAAATGGGAACATCAATGATTGACGATTTGGATGCAGACTCTTTAGATGCAGTTGAAGTAATCATGGCCATAGAAGATGAATTTGATATTGAAATTGAAGATGAAGATGCCGAAGGTTTCAAAAGCATCGGCGACATCGTCAATTACGTAAATTCAAAAATTTCAGCATAA
- the tsaD gene encoding tRNA (adenosine(37)-N6)-threonylcarbamoyltransferase complex transferase subunit TsaD → MKKEKDVLILGIESSCDETAASVVKNGRHVLSNVVLSQIDIHKRFGGVVPEVASRKHVEAISQVIDEALKLSKVKLEDLDAIGSTYGPGLVGALLIGLSTAKGLSYGAGKPFVAVNHIEGHICANFIEHKQLEPPFVGLVVSGGHTHLVNVLDYGKYEILGKTLDDAAGEAFDKISRALGLGYPGGPLIDKEAMLGNPEAIHFPRAYLKKGSLDFSFSGLKSAVLNYLNECKMKDIEINRADVAASFQEAVVEVLVEKSIMALSIQKSNRLVVSGGVAANSRLRALFKEKSEELGFEYYFPSMALCTDNAAMVASAAYFDFKAGNIADLYANAVPNLALGSKYKGSK, encoded by the coding sequence ATGAAGAAGGAAAAGGATGTACTTATACTTGGAATTGAGAGCAGCTGCGACGAGACTGCGGCTTCTGTAGTCAAAAACGGGAGGCATGTGCTTTCTAATGTGGTTCTTTCTCAGATAGATATACACAAACGTTTTGGAGGGGTGGTTCCTGAGGTTGCTTCGAGAAAGCATGTTGAGGCAATTTCGCAGGTTATAGATGAGGCGCTCAAGCTTTCAAAGGTAAAACTTGAGGATTTGGACGCAATTGGTTCCACATACGGACCGGGATTGGTAGGGGCCCTTCTTATAGGCCTTTCAACGGCCAAGGGACTGTCTTACGGGGCCGGAAAGCCTTTTGTGGCAGTAAACCACATCGAGGGACATATATGCGCCAATTTCATAGAACACAAACAACTTGAGCCTCCATTTGTGGGCTTGGTTGTATCAGGAGGACATACCCATTTGGTCAATGTTCTTGACTATGGGAAATACGAAATTCTCGGAAAAACACTGGACGATGCGGCGGGCGAGGCTTTCGACAAGATTTCCAGGGCACTGGGATTGGGATATCCGGGAGGGCCTTTGATTGACAAGGAGGCAATGCTTGGAAATCCTGAGGCAATTCATTTCCCGAGGGCGTATCTGAAGAAGGGAAGTCTTGATTTCAGCTTCAGCGGTCTTAAATCCGCGGTGTTAAATTACCTGAACGAATGCAAAATGAAAGACATCGAAATAAACAGAGCCGATGTGGCCGCAAGTTTTCAGGAGGCGGTGGTAGAGGTTCTCGTTGAAAAATCTATCATGGCGCTTAGCATTCAGAAATCAAACAGATTGGTTGTCTCAGGAGGAGTAGCTGCAAATTCAAGACTGAGGGCTTTGTTTAAAGAGAAGTCTGAGGAACTGGGTTTTGAATATTATTTTCCTTCTATGGCTCTTTGCACGGATAATGCAGCCATGGTGGCATCCGCAGCCTATTTTGATTTCAAAGCCGGAAATATTGCCGACCTATATGCAAATGCTGTGCCAAACTTAGCGTTGGGAAGCAAATACAAGGGCTCGAAATAG